The proteins below come from a single Carnobacterium divergens DSM 20623 genomic window:
- the mfd gene encoding transcription-repair coupling factor → MSDIKQLLATTPDIANLLESIGQNTVQLVTGLSGSARTLVISTILEQKKKPIVIVAHNLFHASQLIEDFSGFVPEDQLHLFPVDEMIQAEMSVSSPEYRAERVATLDFLLSGKKGIIIIPLSGVRKLLPPKEIWKAARFKMKQGGELDPTHLAEQLVNMGYTREHLVGKPGEFSIRGGIVDIYPLTEEHPIRVDLFDTEIDSLRYFEADTQRSIENIERITILPATDVLFTKELLQKGATAFSEAVERNHDLIMDASEKEIFHQQLSPIVDAFDKGEPTDKLVMYTDFVYPKHTTVLEYIHKNSLIIMDEYPRILETERRLVEEEAEWMTNKLAERKILRDQVFSNELRSVMKNQEQDILYFSLFQKGMGNLRFAQIHPFQYRSMQQFFGQMPLLKTEMERWTKQKNTIIVMVPDNERAKKVHQTFKDFEIVSKVVKPKKLETGLVQITTGEIHNGFELPKEKIVALNEREMFNKVTKKTARRQTLSNAERLKSYTELNPGDFVVHVNHGIGKYTGMETLEINGIHQDYMSVIYKDDAKLFIPVTQINLLQKYVSSEAKTPKINKLGGAEWAKTKKKVAAKIEDIADDLIELYAARESEVGYAFSPDDGYQVEFENAFPYSETDDQLRSAAEIKHDMEKKKPMDRLLVGDVGYGKTEVAMRAIFKAVQDGKQAAFLVPTTILAQQHYESLVTRFEDFPIEIGLLSRFRTKKQQTETIAGIKTGKVDVVIGTHRILSKDIDFHDLGLLVVDEEQRFGVKHKEKLKQLKSQVDVLTLTATPIPRTLHMSMLGVRDLSVIETPPANRYPVQTYVMEQNPGAIREAIERELTRGGQVFYLYNRVETIEKKVDELQMLVPDAKIAYAHGQMTEGQLESILYQFVEGEYDVLVTTTIIETGVDIPNVNTLFVENADHMGLSQLYQLRGRVGRSNRVAYAYFMYQANKVLNEVSEKRLQAIKDFTELGSGFKIAMRDLSIRGAGNLLGAQQHGFIDSVGFDLYSEMLSEAVMRKRGEEVKEEKTQVEIDLAINAYLPGTYIEDERQKIEIYKRIRELKDLEEYTMLQDDLIDRFGEYPDEVADLLSIGLIKMHSEKALIEFIKRNNNQIDVTLSQSGTEKLPAEEVFKALGDIPLRANVAVKKEKLVVTFQLNNEPTYQWLDYLQKFAANVAAYFVEKSEASEK, encoded by the coding sequence ATGAGTGATATTAAACAACTTTTAGCAACGACTCCTGATATAGCGAATTTACTTGAATCGATTGGTCAAAATACGGTTCAATTAGTTACTGGTTTATCAGGGTCCGCAAGAACACTAGTCATCAGTACGATTTTAGAACAAAAGAAAAAACCGATTGTTATCGTCGCGCACAATTTATTTCATGCCAGTCAACTGATTGAAGATTTTTCAGGATTTGTTCCAGAAGACCAACTACATTTATTTCCTGTAGATGAAATGATTCAAGCAGAAATGTCCGTCTCGTCCCCTGAATACCGAGCAGAGCGGGTAGCCACATTAGATTTCTTGCTGTCAGGTAAAAAAGGCATCATTATTATTCCATTATCCGGCGTTCGTAAGCTATTGCCACCAAAAGAAATTTGGAAAGCAGCAAGATTTAAAATGAAACAAGGTGGCGAATTAGATCCAACCCATTTAGCTGAACAATTAGTGAATATGGGCTATACAAGAGAGCATTTAGTAGGGAAACCAGGTGAATTTAGCATTCGTGGTGGGATTGTCGATATCTACCCACTAACAGAAGAACATCCTATCCGAGTTGATTTATTCGATACTGAAATCGACTCACTACGCTATTTTGAAGCAGATACCCAACGCTCAATTGAAAATATTGAGAGAATCACTATTTTGCCTGCAACGGATGTCTTGTTTACCAAAGAGCTTTTACAAAAAGGCGCAACAGCATTTAGTGAAGCAGTTGAACGAAACCACGATTTAATTATGGATGCAAGTGAAAAAGAGATTTTTCATCAACAGCTAAGCCCAATCGTGGATGCTTTTGATAAAGGCGAGCCAACGGATAAGTTAGTGATGTATACCGATTTTGTCTATCCAAAACATACAACTGTACTTGAGTATATTCACAAAAACAGCTTAATCATTATGGACGAGTACCCACGTATTTTAGAAACCGAGCGTCGACTAGTTGAAGAAGAAGCGGAGTGGATGACGAATAAGCTAGCTGAACGCAAAATTTTACGAGATCAAGTCTTTTCAAATGAATTAAGAAGCGTAATGAAAAATCAAGAACAAGACATTCTATACTTCTCACTATTTCAAAAAGGTATGGGAAATCTTCGATTTGCTCAAATTCATCCCTTCCAATATCGAAGTATGCAACAATTTTTTGGCCAAATGCCTCTATTAAAAACAGAAATGGAACGCTGGACGAAGCAAAAAAATACGATTATCGTAATGGTTCCAGACAACGAACGCGCTAAAAAAGTCCATCAAACCTTTAAAGATTTTGAAATAGTAAGCAAAGTCGTTAAACCTAAAAAATTAGAAACAGGACTCGTTCAAATTACCACAGGCGAAATCCACAACGGATTTGAATTGCCAAAAGAAAAAATTGTTGCCCTAAATGAACGCGAAATGTTTAATAAAGTGACGAAAAAAACAGCTCGCAGACAAACCTTATCCAATGCAGAGCGTTTAAAAAGCTACACCGAGTTAAACCCAGGTGATTTTGTCGTCCATGTCAATCACGGAATCGGAAAATACACTGGAATGGAAACTCTTGAAATCAACGGCATTCATCAAGATTATATGTCAGTGATCTACAAAGACGATGCCAAGTTATTTATTCCCGTAACTCAAATTAACTTACTGCAAAAATACGTTTCCTCTGAAGCGAAAACTCCAAAAATCAATAAATTAGGAGGCGCAGAGTGGGCGAAAACGAAGAAAAAAGTAGCCGCTAAAATAGAAGACATTGCCGACGATTTGATTGAGCTATACGCAGCCAGAGAATCCGAAGTAGGGTATGCCTTCTCACCAGATGATGGCTATCAAGTTGAATTTGAAAACGCCTTTCCATACTCAGAAACCGACGATCAACTACGTAGTGCAGCTGAAATCAAACACGATATGGAAAAGAAAAAGCCAATGGATCGCCTATTAGTTGGAGATGTAGGATATGGAAAAACCGAAGTCGCTATGCGTGCTATTTTTAAGGCCGTACAAGATGGCAAACAAGCCGCGTTCTTAGTCCCAACAACCATTCTAGCTCAGCAACATTACGAAAGTCTTGTTACCAGATTTGAAGATTTTCCAATTGAGATAGGATTGTTAAGTCGTTTTAGAACGAAAAAACAACAAACGGAAACAATTGCAGGCATTAAAACAGGGAAAGTGGATGTCGTCATCGGCACTCACCGAATCCTTTCAAAAGATATTGATTTTCATGATTTAGGTTTATTAGTAGTTGATGAAGAACAACGATTTGGCGTGAAGCACAAAGAAAAATTAAAACAGTTAAAATCACAAGTGGACGTGCTAACGTTAACAGCAACACCAATTCCAAGAACCTTACACATGTCAATGTTAGGCGTACGTGATTTATCAGTTATCGAAACACCACCAGCAAATCGCTACCCTGTTCAAACCTACGTGATGGAGCAAAATCCAGGAGCTATTCGTGAAGCCATCGAGCGAGAGCTAACACGTGGCGGGCAAGTCTTTTATCTCTACAATCGTGTTGAAACAATTGAGAAAAAGGTAGATGAACTGCAAATGCTCGTTCCAGATGCTAAAATTGCCTATGCACATGGTCAAATGACAGAAGGACAGTTGGAAAGTATTTTATACCAGTTCGTTGAAGGTGAATACGATGTTCTTGTAACGACGACGATTATCGAAACCGGCGTTGATATCCCAAATGTGAACACCTTATTTGTTGAAAATGCCGATCATATGGGCTTGTCTCAACTCTATCAACTAAGAGGACGAGTGGGCCGAAGCAACAGAGTAGCCTACGCCTATTTCATGTATCAAGCAAACAAGGTACTAAATGAAGTCAGCGAAAAACGACTGCAAGCCATCAAAGACTTTACCGAGTTAGGTTCAGGTTTTAAGATCGCGATGCGCGATTTATCCATCCGTGGGGCAGGAAATTTATTAGGTGCACAACAACATGGCTTTATTGATTCCGTCGGATTTGACTTGTATTCTGAAATGCTAAGTGAAGCCGTGATGCGAAAACGTGGCGAAGAAGTTAAGGAAGAGAAAACACAGGTGGAAATTGATTTGGCAATCAATGCCTATTTACCAGGCACGTATATAGAAGATGAACGTCAAAAAATTGAAATCTATAAACGCATTCGTGAATTAAAAGACTTAGAAGAATATACTATGCTACAAGATGATTTAATTGACCGATTTGGCGAGTATCCAGATGAAGTAGCTGATTTACTATCGATTGGACTAATTAAAATGCATAGCGAAAAAGCCTTAATTGAATTTATTAAACGTAACAACAATCAAATTGACGTCACTCTTTCTCAATCAGGCACTGAAAAATTGCCAGCTGAGGAAGTATTCAAAGCACTGGGCGATATTCCATTAAGAGCGAATGTCGCTGTTAAAAAAGAAAAATTAGTCGTAACCTTCCAATTAAACAATGAGCCAACCTATCAATGGTTAGATTATTTGCAAAAATTTGCAGCAAATGTTGCAGCTTACTTCGTAGAAAAAAGTGAAGCATCTGAAAAATAA
- a CDS encoding FtsB family cell division protein, protein MKKHNHQPSNVENLKNEYTQEKNLQNHREKKQKRHMRRRIFLISLVGAIIIVGLSITILVNRQEVAKMNREKVQAEKNLKKVQAEQRLLNNQINQLKDDDFVTKLARSKYYLSKDGEIIFSLPEDNAAKILEETKKKSEETEKNKSSEEKKDNKQENSSN, encoded by the coding sequence ATGAAGAAACACAATCACCAACCAAGCAATGTCGAAAACTTGAAAAATGAGTATACCCAAGAAAAAAATCTTCAAAACCATCGTGAAAAGAAGCAAAAACGACATATGCGAAGAAGAATCTTTCTTATTAGTTTAGTTGGAGCGATTATCATCGTGGGGCTTTCGATTACAATTTTAGTCAACCGTCAAGAAGTTGCAAAAATGAATCGAGAAAAAGTGCAAGCAGAAAAAAACTTGAAAAAAGTTCAAGCCGAACAACGTTTATTAAACAACCAAATCAATCAATTGAAAGATGATGACTTTGTTACTAAGCTTGCTCGTAGCAAGTATTATCTATCAAAAGACGGTGAGATTATCTTTAGCTTACCAGAAGATAACGCAGCCAAGATATTGGAAGAAACAAAAAAGAAATCAGAAGAAACTGAAAAAAATAAATCTAGTGAAGAAAAAAAGGATAATAAGCAAGAAAACAGCTCTAACTAA
- a CDS encoding RNA-binding S4 domain-containing protein, translating to MRLDKFLKVSRIIKRRTVAKEVADKGRIQVNGLAAKSSTDVKIGDELSIAFGNKTLVVKIDRIIETTKKDEAKNMYTIISETYKADTPDGADS from the coding sequence ATGAGACTAGATAAATTTTTAAAAGTATCGCGAATTATCAAGCGTCGTACAGTAGCAAAAGAAGTAGCAGATAAAGGTAGGATTCAAGTTAATGGACTTGCGGCAAAATCATCAACAGATGTAAAAATTGGCGATGAATTAAGTATTGCTTTTGGCAATAAAACACTAGTTGTAAAAATTGACCGTATTATCGAAACGACTAAAAAAGATGAAGCGAAAAATATGTACACAATTATTAGCGAAACGTACAAAGCAGATACTCCTGATGGGGCGGACTCTTAA
- a CDS encoding L-lactate dehydrogenase → MIQHDIKDHQKVIIVGDGAVGSSYAFALVTQNIAQEIGIIDIDRDKTEGDAIDLSHALAFTSPKKIYAASYEDCHDADIVVITAGAAQKPGETRLDLVNKNLKIFKKIVGDIMKSGFDGIFLVASNPVDILTYATWKFSGMSKNRVIGSGTSLDSARFRQAIAELVHVDARNVHGYILGEHGDTEFPVWSHANIGGLQIYEWVKDNPDVDEEALVDVFFKVRDAAYEIIEKKGATFYGIAVALARITKAILNDESSILPLSVYLDGEYGQEDVFIGAPAVVNRQGIKHVIEIPLSDSEKEKMALSANTLKQILNDAFEQLED, encoded by the coding sequence ATGATACAACATGATATAAAAGATCATCAAAAAGTAATTATCGTCGGTGACGGTGCTGTTGGTTCAAGTTATGCTTTTGCTCTTGTAACTCAAAATATTGCGCAAGAAATTGGAATCATTGATATTGATCGCGATAAAACAGAAGGTGACGCGATTGATTTGTCACATGCTCTTGCTTTTACGTCGCCTAAAAAAATATATGCAGCTAGCTATGAAGACTGTCATGATGCGGATATCGTTGTCATTACAGCCGGTGCTGCTCAAAAACCCGGTGAAACACGTTTGGATTTAGTTAACAAAAATCTTAAAATCTTTAAAAAAATTGTCGGAGATATTATGAAGAGTGGATTTGATGGGATTTTTCTAGTTGCCAGCAATCCTGTTGATATTTTGACTTATGCTACATGGAAATTCTCTGGTATGTCTAAAAATCGCGTTATTGGGAGTGGAACTTCTTTAGATAGTGCACGTTTCCGTCAAGCGATTGCTGAATTAGTCCACGTAGACGCTCGTAATGTTCATGGATATATTTTAGGAGAACATGGCGATACAGAATTTCCTGTTTGGTCACATGCAAATATTGGCGGTTTACAAATTTATGAGTGGGTCAAAGACAATCCTGATGTTGATGAAGAAGCTTTAGTAGATGTCTTTTTCAAAGTTCGCGACGCTGCTTATGAAATTATTGAAAAGAAAGGCGCAACCTTCTATGGCATTGCCGTTGCTCTAGCACGAATTACAAAAGCGATTTTAAATGATGAAAGCTCCATTTTACCCTTGTCAGTCTATTTAGATGGCGAATATGGTCAAGAGGATGTCTTTATCGGAGCTCCTGCGGTTGTAAATCGTCAAGGAATTAAACACGTCATTGAAATTCCATTATCTGACTCTGAAAAAGAAAAGATGGCACTTTCTGCCAATACATTAAAACAAATTTTAAATGATGCCTTTGAACAATTAGAAGATTAA
- a CDS encoding MazG nucleotide pyrophosphohydrolase domain-containing protein, translated as MGEILVVGLGPGDIEQLPFGVYQLLKADYPVYLRTKLHPVVANLEEENLQFTSFDEIYEANDQFENVYETIVGKLIDSAQKTEKPIVYAVPGHPMVAEKSVQLLLANTKGIQVTIKGGKSFLDDFFQAVKIDPVEGFQLLDALALRQDEIQMSQHVIIMQVFNEFIASDVKLTLMEIYPDDHQVALVHSAGSKEEQIDWLPLYEIDRMEGVHNLTSLYVPPLELDERVASFATLQTYMDAITGENGDIWIQEQTHEILIPYLKEETAELIQAIENEDTENTIEELGDVLMQVLYHTGFGEREGYFTLEDVLTTLNKKLRRRHPHVFDGVEINTIEELDKLWQKIKAEEKREQP; from the coding sequence ATGGGAGAAATCCTTGTTGTTGGTTTAGGCCCAGGAGATATAGAGCAGTTGCCTTTTGGCGTCTATCAACTATTAAAAGCAGATTACCCTGTTTATTTACGAACAAAATTACATCCAGTTGTTGCGAATTTAGAAGAAGAAAATCTTCAATTCACCTCCTTTGATGAGATTTATGAAGCAAACGACCAATTTGAAAATGTCTATGAAACCATTGTCGGAAAATTAATTGATAGTGCGCAAAAAACAGAAAAACCAATTGTCTATGCCGTACCAGGCCATCCAATGGTCGCTGAAAAATCAGTTCAATTATTGCTAGCAAACACAAAAGGCATCCAAGTGACAATTAAAGGCGGAAAAAGCTTCTTAGACGATTTCTTTCAAGCAGTGAAGATAGATCCAGTTGAAGGCTTCCAATTATTAGACGCACTAGCTTTAAGACAAGACGAGATTCAAATGAGCCAACACGTTATTATCATGCAAGTCTTTAATGAATTTATCGCAAGTGATGTGAAGCTGACCTTAATGGAAATCTATCCAGACGATCATCAAGTGGCACTCGTTCATTCAGCAGGAAGTAAAGAGGAACAAATTGACTGGTTGCCTTTATACGAAATCGATCGAATGGAAGGCGTCCATAATTTAACGTCCCTTTACGTTCCTCCGTTAGAATTAGACGAGCGGGTTGCTTCATTTGCTACCTTGCAAACCTACATGGATGCGATTACCGGTGAAAATGGCGATATCTGGATTCAAGAACAAACCCATGAGATCTTGATTCCTTATTTAAAAGAGGAAACCGCAGAATTAATTCAAGCAATTGAAAATGAAGATACAGAAAACACCATTGAAGAATTAGGAGACGTTTTAATGCAAGTCTTGTATCACACAGGATTTGGCGAAAGAGAAGGCTATTTCACATTAGAAGATGTCCTCACAACACTGAATAAAAAATTGCGCAGAAGACACCCCCATGTTTTTGATGGCGTGGAAATCAATACAATCGAAGAATTAGATAAACTTTGGCAAAAAATAAAAGCAGAAGAAAAGAGGGAACAACCATGA
- the pth gene encoding aminoacyl-tRNA hydrolase produces MKMIVGLGNPGAKYTGTKHNIGFITMDELAFQEGLTFNKSKFEAVYAEAFIGTEKVILVKPQTFMNDSGRSVRPLMDYFNLGIDDLVVVYDDLDLPTGKIRLRQKGSAGGHNGIKSLIQHLGTSEFNRIRIGIDRPVKGQTVINHVLSNFPKEVHEEMLFAVKDSAKAIKYWVEGHTFLETMNEFNKKA; encoded by the coding sequence ATGAAAATGATTGTTGGCTTGGGGAATCCAGGCGCTAAATATACTGGTACAAAACATAATATAGGCTTTATCACAATGGATGAACTTGCCTTTCAAGAAGGTCTTACATTCAATAAAAGTAAATTTGAAGCAGTTTACGCAGAAGCCTTTATTGGAACTGAAAAAGTTATTCTTGTTAAACCACAAACCTTTATGAACGATTCAGGCAGATCTGTTCGACCGTTAATGGATTATTTCAATTTAGGAATAGACGACTTGGTTGTTGTCTATGATGATTTAGACTTACCAACAGGCAAGATTCGCCTTCGTCAAAAAGGAAGTGCGGGAGGACATAACGGCATCAAGAGCTTGATTCAGCACCTAGGTACATCTGAATTTAATCGAATTCGCATCGGAATTGATCGTCCAGTCAAAGGGCAAACCGTGATTAACCATGTTTTAAGCAATTTTCCAAAAGAAGTACATGAAGAGATGTTATTTGCCGTCAAAGACAGTGCAAAAGCAATCAAATATTGGGTAGAAGGTCATACTTTTCTAGAAACCATGAATGAATTTAATAAAAAAGCATAA
- a CDS encoding S1 domain-containing RNA-binding protein yields MSIEVGSKISGKVSGITNFGAFIDLGEGKTGLVHISEVSDTFIKDIKDVLKVGDDVTVKVMSIGDDGKIGLSIRRAVDKPESAAPARRESSYQGRREGGGGRDSGGGRSSGGYQNQRNDRNNRNAVPKKEDFDSLMTSFLKDSDDRLTSLKRNTEGKRGGRGGRRN; encoded by the coding sequence ATGTCAATTGAAGTAGGAAGTAAAATTTCAGGAAAAGTATCAGGTATTACAAATTTTGGTGCATTTATTGATTTAGGTGAAGGTAAAACAGGTCTTGTTCACATTAGTGAAGTATCTGATACCTTTATTAAAGACATTAAAGATGTTTTAAAAGTAGGAGATGACGTAACGGTTAAAGTAATGTCTATCGGAGACGACGGCAAAATTGGTCTTTCAATTCGTCGTGCAGTAGACAAACCCGAATCAGCAGCTCCAGCAAGACGTGAGTCAAGCTATCAAGGACGTCGTGAAGGTGGCGGCGGAAGAGACAGCGGTGGCGGACGTAGCAGTGGTGGTTATCAAAACCAAAGAAATGACCGTAACAATCGCAACGCAGTTCCTAAAAAAGAAGATTTTGATTCATTGATGACTTCATTTTTAAAAGATAGTGACGATCGTTTAACTTCATTAAAACGCAATACTGAAGGAAAACGAGGCGGACGAGGCGGACGTCGTAACTAA
- a CDS encoding putative polysaccharide biosynthesis protein, whose product MGNKQMKHMMNGAVILSVASLIAKILSAVYRVPFQNMVGNTGFYVYQQVYPLYGIGMTFALSGFPIFLSKLVAERKSQSSQKELLKRTFVILSIFSIVLFAGIYGFAGKIASLMGDSGLTPLVQAVSWMFLCMPFLVVWRGYFQGTYRMLPTAVSQVVEQVVRVAVILIAAFLYLKLGWTDYQMGTIAMSSAWIAGIAALLVLAYYYYVKKEANFIAPAFEKQGSEELYQPTSYSTLLYRFLTEGTAICILSAMLILLQLIDSFTLYKGMTLSGISPDVAKNLKGIYDRGQPLVQLGMVVGTGFAASLVPMLSNYYVSKREFEFQRTAVSLLRITTAFAMAATSGMLVLLPYINHVLFGDRAGNGVLSIYLLSIILASLIGAYNAILQSRNQHRLAMIALLVGLVVKVLFNDLLVRAFGTLGASLATVMSLAVILSCLWIGSPVALKGSILRGGFLVKLVLCCWVMTFVVLLTVLFLSLFPLFSGRSGAILVTFIGIIVGVSIFGFSILKWKLFTIREWLYMPFGKKLLRK is encoded by the coding sequence ATGGGAAATAAACAAATGAAGCATATGATGAATGGCGCAGTGATTTTATCTGTAGCTTCATTAATTGCTAAAATACTAAGCGCCGTTTATCGTGTTCCTTTCCAAAATATGGTAGGAAATACAGGATTCTACGTGTATCAGCAAGTTTACCCACTCTATGGAATCGGCATGACCTTTGCTTTATCAGGCTTTCCAATCTTTTTATCAAAATTAGTAGCAGAAAGAAAGTCACAGAGCAGTCAAAAAGAATTACTCAAACGAACTTTCGTCATTCTAAGCATTTTTTCAATCGTGTTATTTGCTGGAATCTATGGTTTTGCTGGAAAAATTGCAAGTTTAATGGGAGACAGCGGACTAACACCCCTCGTCCAAGCGGTTTCCTGGATGTTTCTATGTATGCCTTTTTTAGTTGTTTGGCGAGGGTACTTTCAAGGAACCTATCGCATGCTGCCTACTGCCGTATCTCAAGTCGTTGAACAGGTTGTACGCGTTGCGGTCATTTTGATTGCTGCTTTTCTCTATCTGAAATTAGGCTGGACAGACTATCAAATGGGAACCATTGCGATGAGTAGCGCGTGGATTGCAGGAATCGCAGCGTTATTGGTATTAGCCTATTATTATTATGTAAAAAAAGAAGCGAATTTTATAGCGCCAGCTTTTGAAAAACAAGGAAGCGAAGAATTGTATCAACCAACAAGTTATTCAACCTTGCTTTATCGTTTTTTGACAGAAGGAACAGCTATCTGTATTTTAAGTGCGATGTTGATTTTATTGCAGTTAATTGACTCCTTTACATTATACAAAGGGATGACCTTAAGTGGAATTTCTCCTGACGTAGCTAAGAACTTAAAAGGAATTTATGACCGCGGACAACCGCTTGTTCAATTAGGAATGGTTGTAGGAACTGGATTCGCAGCTAGCTTGGTACCGATGCTAAGCAATTATTATGTTTCAAAAAGAGAATTTGAATTCCAGCGCACAGCCGTTTCGCTTCTTAGGATTACGACAGCTTTTGCGATGGCGGCGACCTCTGGAATGTTGGTTTTATTGCCTTATATTAATCACGTTTTATTTGGAGATCGAGCAGGAAATGGTGTTTTAAGCATCTACCTGCTATCAATCATTTTGGCATCGTTAATTGGGGCGTACAATGCTATTTTACAAAGTCGCAACCAACACCGTTTAGCAATGATTGCACTTCTAGTCGGTTTGGTAGTCAAAGTTTTATTTAACGATCTTTTGGTGAGGGCTTTTGGAACACTAGGGGCAAGTCTAGCAACAGTCATGAGTTTAGCGGTTATTTTAAGTTGCCTATGGATTGGTTCTCCTGTTGCACTTAAAGGCAGTATCTTACGTGGCGGATTTTTGGTAAAATTAGTATTATGTTGTTGGGTGATGACATTTGTTGTCTTGCTGACAGTGCTATTTTTAAGTCTATTCCCACTATTTTCCGGACGAAGTGGCGCAATTCTAGTCACTTTCATTGGGATAATTGTCGGAGTCAGTATCTTTGGCTTTAGTATTTTAAAGTGGAAACTGTTTACAATTAGAGAATGGCTCTACATGCCCTTTGGCAAAAAGCTATTAAGAAAGTAG
- a CDS encoding helix-turn-helix domain-containing protein — MKAMNQKNYIWEQFYFLLTNEEDTFSKIPINKICEQSGIHRSTFYRLFHDKYNLLEFGTSILWNQFTEITIHDRIHRPFQTADSFYKSSKARTLISHHVNDEPFNTFLTEYLLKSFEIEMKHYFEELSLNHFDPSFASKYVISNINFLDNWNKSLNKKLTPKELDSLYNKVILKDLFQSTM, encoded by the coding sequence ATGAAAGCAATGAATCAAAAAAATTATATATGGGAACAATTTTATTTTCTTCTTACAAATGAAGAAGACACATTTTCTAAAATTCCTATAAATAAAATATGTGAACAATCAGGGATACATCGCTCGACCTTCTATAGACTTTTTCATGATAAATACAATTTATTAGAATTTGGAACTTCAATTTTATGGAATCAATTTACGGAAATAACTATTCATGATAGAATCCATCGACCTTTTCAGACAGCGGACTCTTTTTATAAATCTTCTAAAGCTAGAACATTAATTAGCCATCATGTAAATGATGAACCCTTCAACACCTTTTTAACAGAATATTTATTAAAATCATTTGAAATAGAAATGAAGCACTATTTCGAAGAGCTGTCTCTAAATCATTTTGATCCTTCTTTTGCTAGTAAATATGTCATTTCGAACATAAATTTTTTAGATAACTGGAATAAATCATTAAATAAAAAATTAACGCCTAAAGAATTAGATTCCTTATACAATAAAGTAATCTTAAAAGACTTATTTCAATCAACTATGTAG
- a CDS encoding dihydrofolate reductase family protein translates to MTRKVILYIATSIDGFIADTDGGVEWLSASETSGLAKDIDTTYDVFYKEIDTVIMGRTTYNQVVNELSPDFYPYEDKINYVLTSKVGDNRADINFSNESVVDLVERLRHEPGKAIWIVGGNSVIMPLVEKNLIDEYRIATVPVLLGSGIPLFNTFNPSLFLKLRESRQINTICYHTFTLN, encoded by the coding sequence ATGACGAGAAAAGTAATCCTTTATATTGCTACAAGTATTGATGGATTTATTGCAGATACTGACGGAGGAGTCGAGTGGCTATCAGCAAGTGAAACTTCTGGTTTAGCAAAAGATATCGATACAACCTATGATGTATTTTATAAGGAGATAGATACGGTTATCATGGGGCGAACAACCTATAATCAAGTGGTAAATGAATTATCGCCAGACTTCTATCCTTACGAGGATAAAATTAATTACGTGTTAACTAGTAAAGTTGGTGATAATAGAGCTGACATTAATTTCTCAAATGAGAGTGTAGTAGATCTTGTAGAAAGATTAAGACACGAACCTGGGAAGGCTATCTGGATTGTTGGTGGAAATAGCGTAATTATGCCCTTAGTTGAAAAGAATTTGATTGACGAATATCGGATTGCTACAGTTCCTGTTTTACTTGGGAGTGGGATTCCACTGTTCAACACATTTAATCCATCACTTTTTTTAAAGCT